One genomic window of Podarcis muralis chromosome 9, rPodMur119.hap1.1, whole genome shotgun sequence includes the following:
- the LOC114604708 gene encoding cyclic nucleotide-gated channel rod photoreceptor subunit alpha isoform X6, translated as MTTKTKEAIKTHHSHSDAHSLPIQGENKSTKGVENGESSKSDGEKEKEKDTVAKENKDSQERQKDKAEKKNKEEEEKKEVFVIDPSGNLYYNWLFCITLPVMYNWIMIIARACFDELQSNHLEMWFIFDYISDILYVADMFVRTRTGYLEQGLLVKEELKLKKKYKGTVQFKLDVLSIIPTDLLYFRLGLNYPEIRINRLLRISRMFEFFQQTETRTSYPNIFRISNLVMYIIIIIHWNACMYFSISKAIGFGTDTWVYPNISHPEFGRLARKYLYSLYWSTLTLTTIGETPPPVKDAEYFFVVVDFLVGILIFATIVGNIGSMISNMNAAREEFQARIDAIKQYMQFRNVSKDLENRVIKWFDYLWTNKKAVDERKVLKYLPDKLRAEIAINVHLETLKKVQIFADCEAGLLVELVLKLQPQVYSPGDYICRKGDIGREMYIIKEGKLAVVADDGVTQYVVLSDGSYFGEISILNIKGSKAGNRRTANIRSIGYSDLFCLSKDDLMEALTEYPDAKALLEEKGKQVLMKDGLLDLDVANAGKDPEDIEEKVNQIEVMLDCLQTRFARLLAEYGAAQQKLKIRLTQVERIIKAPMDFDLSNLEETEE; from the exons ATGACCACAAAGACCAAAGAGGCGATCAAAACCCATCACTCACATTCAGATGCCCACAGCTTGCCTATCCAGGGCGAAAACAAAAGTACGAAAGGAGTGGAAAATGGTGAAAGCAG CAAATCTGATggcgaaaaggaaaaagaaaaggacacaGTGGCCAAGGAAAATAAGGACAgccaagagagacagaaagataaAGCTGAGAAGAAAAATAAGGAAGAGGA GGAGAAGAAAGAGGTATTTGTTATTGATCCCTCAGGAAACTTGTATTACAACTGGCTGTTTTGCATCACTCTGCCTGTCATGTACAATTGGATAATGATCATTGCTAG AGCCTGCTTTGATGAACTTCAAAGCAACCATCTAGAGATGTGGTTCATTTTTGACTATATATCAGACATTCTCTATGTTGCTGACATGTTTGTACGTACAAGGACAG gTTACCTGGAACAAGGTTTGTTGGTGAAAGAAGAACTTAAACTCAAGAAAAAATATAAGGGAACTGTACAATTTAAATTAGATGTACTTTCCATCATTCCAACTGATCTACTTTACTTCAGGTTAGGCTTGAACTACCCAGAAATACGAATAAACAGATTACTTAGAATATCACGTATGTTTGAATTCTTCCAGCAAACAGAAACAAGAACAAGTTACCCAAATATATTCAGAATTTCAAATCTTGTCAtgtatattataattattatccaCTGGAATGCATGTATGTATTTTTCAATCTCCAAAGCCATAGGCTTTGGAACAGACACATGGGTCTATCCCAATATTAGCCATCCTGAATTTGGCCGGCTGGCTAGAAAGTATCTTTACAGCCTTTACTGGTCAACACTGACCTTGACAACTATTGGTGAAACACCACCTCCCGTGAAAGATGCTGAGTATTTCTTTGTCGTTGTTGACTTCTTAGTTGGTATACTAATTTTTGCTACCATTGTTGGTAATATTGGTTCTATGATCTCCAACATGAATGCTGCTAGGGAAGAATTTCAAGCAAGGATTGATGCTATAAAACAGTACATGCAGTTTCGGAATGTGAGCAAAGACTTAGAAAACAGAGTTATCAAGTGGTTTGATTATTTGTGGACAAATAAGAAGGCAGTAGATGAAAGAAAAGTCTTGAAGTATCTCCCAGATAAATTACGAGCAGAAATTGCCATCAATGTTCATCTGGAAACTTTAAAGAAAGTCCAGATTTTTGCAGATTGTGAAGCTGGCTTACTGGTTGAGCTAGTCTTAAAACTGCAGCCTCAGGTGTACAGTCCTGGAGATTATATCTGTCGGAAAGGTGACATTGGGCGAGAAATGTACATCATCAAAGAAGGGAAACTTGCGGTGGTTGCTGATGATGGAGTTACTCAATATGTGGTCCTAAGTGATGGCAGCTACTTTGGGGAGATTAGCATTCTTAACATTAAAGGTAGCAAAGCTGGAAATCGGAGGACAGCTAACATTAGAAGCATTGGTTATTCAGATTTGTTTTGTCTGTCTAAAGACGACCTAATGGAggctttaacagaatacccagaTGCAAAGGCCTTGttggaagagaagggaaagcaaGTCCTTATGAAAGATGGACTGCTGGATTTAGATGTTGCAAACGCAGGAAAAGATCCTGAAGATATCGAGGAAAAGGTCAACCAAATAGAAGTAATGCTTGACTGTTTACAAACAAGGTTTGCTAGACTTCTGGCTGAATATGGTGCTGCACAGCAAAAATTGAAAATAAGGCTAACACAAGTTGAGCGCATCATAAAAGCGCCTATGGATTTTGATTTATCAAATTTAGAAGAAACTGAAGAATGA